Part of the Arthrobacter gengyunqii genome is shown below.
GTGGCGCGGCTCATATGGATGCCATATGTGCCACAGCTTCTCTATGCGTTTACCGGATGGTCAGGTGAGGACTGATGTAACCAGTGGTCCTGATGTACTCGGCTATTTCCCCGGGGCCAGGTGGCTCTGCAACTGAGCCGCTCCCGTGGGCATAGACCTATCGAGGTAGGACACGCACAACGACTATAAACAATAGCTTGCTTCCTGGGCCAGGTCAAAAGCTAGGGGCGGTGCGCTTGGCACGTGTGTTCTCGGCCCGCCGCTCCATTTCCCCGTCCGGCGGATACCGAACTTCTTCGAGGATGAGCGGATGCGGCGAGGCCAGCAGCGAGTCGGAGTCCCTGACCCTTGCCTGGAGTCTGGTGCCCAGCCATTCGGGGGTCCGCTCCCCCGCTCCCACGAGGATAGCCCCGCCCACGAGGGACCGGACCATGTTGTGGCAGAAGGCATCAGCACGCAGATGCGCCTCGATCACGCCGTCCGGCCGCCGGAGGAAGGAAAACTCCTGAAGCTCCCGGACCGTGGTGGCACCGGTGCGTGGTTTGCAGAAGGAAAGGAAGTCCTTCACTCCCAGAACCGCATCGGCAGCGGAATTCATCCGGTGCACGTCGAGGGCGAAGTCATGCCACAGGGTTACCCCCCTGGTCAACGGATCCCGGCTGGCTTCCCGGTCTGCGATTCGGTAGCTGTAGCGCCGCCAAAGGGCGGAAAACCGCGCATCGAAGCCGGAGGGTGCCAAGGAAGCCGAATGGACCGTAATGGCCCCCTCCATGGCGTGGATGACCCGCTTCGGGGCTTTCGCCTTGCGCAGGGGCATGGTGAGGTCCTTGTTCAGGATTCCCCGCATGCGCCGGATCAGTGCCTCTTCCGGCGTGAGTGCGGCTCCGCGTGACAATCCGTTCCATTCCGGACCCGTCAGGTCGAAATGGACCACCTGGCCGCGGGCATGGACGCCGGAATCCGTCCGGCCGGCGAC
Proteins encoded:
- a CDS encoding tRNA pseudouridine synthase A, whose amino-acid sequence is MSNERPAVPSPDGGLFRVRMDLSYDGAPFYGWACQDDLPTIQGSLEAALEVLIRRPVRLTVAGRTDSGVHARGQVVHFDLTGPEWNGLSRGAALTPEEALIRRMRGILNKDLTMPLRKAKAPKRVIHAMEGAITVHSASLAPSGFDARFSALWRRYSYRIADREASRDPLTRGVTLWHDFALDVHRMNSAADAVLGVKDFLSFCKPRTGATTVRELQEFSFLRRPDGVIEAHLRADAFCHNMVRSLVGGAILVGAGERTPEWLGTRLQARVRDSDSLLASPHPLILEEVRYPPDGEMERRAENTRAKRTAPSF